Proteins encoded within one genomic window of Corvus moneduloides isolate bCorMon1 chromosome 20, bCorMon1.pri, whole genome shotgun sequence:
- the LOC116453925 gene encoding C-C motif chemokine 5-like, producing the protein MKVLAATLATLLLLATCSPSEGHLDGVPSTCCFKYHRTPIPRRLVSSVFITSSSCTKPGVIVVTKKEKMLCADPQAPWVKELQKHFQSLEN; encoded by the exons ATGAAAGTCCTGGCAGCCACCCTGGCCACTCTGCTCCTCCTGGCCACCTGCTCTCCATCTGAGGGCCACCTCG ATGGTgtccccagcacctgctgcttcAAATACCATAGAACGCCCATCCCTCGGCGCCTCGTCAGCTCCGTCTTcatcaccagcagctcctgcaccaAGCCAGGCGTGAT TGTGGTCACCAAGAAGGAGAAGATGCTGTGTGCAGATCCACAGGCACCATGGGTGAAGGAGCTCCAGAAGCACTTCCAGAGCCTGGAAAACTGA
- the LOC116454122 gene encoding C-C motif chemokine 4-like — MRTAPRVVCALLILSMLCWHSLAQRAPAMPDKCCFNFQMRRIKRDNVVACYPTSPECPHQAVIFRVRNGKEICTQASRPWVKRYQQSFQVSSFSIPS, encoded by the exons aTGAGGACAGCGCCCAGGGTGGTCTGTgccctcctcatcctctccatgctgtgctggcacagcctggctcagA GAGCTCCAGCCATGCCGGACAAGTGCTGCTTCAACTTCCAGATGAGAAGGATCAAGAGGGACAACGTGGTGGCCTGTTACCCCACCAGCCCCGAGTGCCCGCACCAGGCTGTGAT CTTCAGGGTGAGGAACGGGAAGGAGATCTGCACCCAGGCCAGCAGGCCGTGGGTCAAGAGGTACCAGCAGAGCTTCCAAGTCAGctccttctccatccccagctAG
- the LOC116454123 gene encoding C-C motif chemokine 5-like — protein sequence MKISLALLVLLLAAAWAGRPGMSFRSSKVMCCRKEKFSRGRIPEDKILEYHYTSPTCTHKAVLVTMPRGMVCVDPEEKWFQKYLRKQKKPNSTSK from the exons ATGAAGATCTCCTTGGCCctgcttgtcctgctgctggcagctgcctgggctgggaggcCAGGGATGTCCT tCCGCAGCTCCAAAGTCATGTGCTGCCGCAAGGAAAAGTTCTCCCGTGGGAGGATCCCTGAGGACAAAATCCTGGAATACCACTACACGTCTCCCACCTGCACCCACAAAGCTGTTCT CGTGACGATGCCGAGGGGGATGGTCTGTGTGGACCCAGAGGAGAAATGGTTCCAGAAGTACCTGAGGAAGCAGAAGAAGCCAAACAGCACCTCCAAGTGA